A window of the Tunturibacter empetritectus genome harbors these coding sequences:
- a CDS encoding sensor histidine kinase, translating to MRTCLTAFALTGGLLCNLHAANLKQLPQFTRTAWRVQDGLPENTVQAIQQASAGYLWIGTTGGGARFDGARMTPISVVDGSIFSMAATRDGSIWLGTEGSGLFHLHHGVTTPFSAAQGLTDGFVRAILEDRNGRIWVGTDNGLFWIEGDRARQVDTAQFGNPLSVHALMEDSSGRVWVGGSKLLVFGPSLSTGAPQGRIVQHTLPGAFSENRIKCMLEARDHTIWIGTVGGLDRLVEGNFVRVPGIVGTVRTMLQTSDGLFWVGTIGHGLYVRRQEDAFTRIGGEGLGGINTVLALFEDDSQQLWIGSQDGLFRMRRTPIRIIPLPGDTAPDFATISNDQGNSLWVVSSQVFHIQDGVARPFTFPGLAGVTIRNIFRDRAGTLWFGTDGGGVYHETVSGLVHFLAPSRLVNNFVRGFLESSDGTIWIATDEGVSRIRGETVENLRMSDGLAYFSTRSLLEDKDGDIWIGTERGLSRWHRGRFVQDSTTVALQHEKIWSLLETSDGSLWFGTRDHGVYRKTASHLEHLSVSQGLASDRIYQLLEGPGKRVWLSGPSVLSSFLLNQPNSTSEGHLASTVYELPESASGTQMYGGRQPSGVVDPQGNVWFPSTRGAVEAIDGRSANQRPPRIEITGIVANGQPLDTRTTDLVLPPSLSRLEISFAPLLLRPQAGVRFRYRLEGFDPEWIDGGPGRLAAYTSLPAGSYRFRVQVFEANAPDRLSETALAIRIHPHFYKTPWFVGACLIASGLLAWGIYEGRLRQIRLRFAAVIEERSRLAREMHDTVIQGCTGVSALLEAMFSLESANQPLRDDLLNHARAQVRSTIDEARQAVWNLRHNTQLCEDLPVRLQRLAAQVQQDLSTEVICNTDGPNIPLGDFAARELLMVVREAVYNAAIHGTPTQVAISLLSLPESISIEVRDDGIGFQPDLSAARAGLHYGIAGMRERVERMKGEFTLASEMGKGTTVRAAIRRVHLTPRRSQDAESL from the coding sequence TTGAGGACCTGCCTGACTGCCTTTGCACTGACCGGTGGTCTGCTATGCAACCTGCATGCGGCGAACCTGAAACAACTTCCGCAATTTACACGGACCGCGTGGCGTGTTCAGGACGGACTGCCCGAGAACACTGTCCAGGCGATTCAGCAGGCCAGCGCCGGATATCTGTGGATTGGTACTACGGGCGGAGGCGCACGTTTTGATGGCGCACGCATGACGCCCATCAGCGTAGTAGATGGAAGCATCTTTTCGATGGCGGCGACGCGCGATGGAAGCATCTGGCTGGGCACCGAGGGCTCGGGTTTATTTCACCTTCATCATGGTGTGACCACACCTTTTTCGGCAGCGCAGGGCCTGACGGATGGCTTTGTTCGCGCGATTCTCGAAGATCGCAACGGCCGTATATGGGTCGGCACCGACAACGGCCTCTTCTGGATCGAAGGCGACCGAGCCCGACAGGTCGACACTGCGCAATTCGGGAATCCTCTCAGCGTGCACGCGCTGATGGAAGACTCCTCCGGCCGAGTGTGGGTGGGAGGCTCAAAGCTTCTCGTCTTTGGACCCTCATTGAGCACGGGAGCCCCGCAAGGCAGGATCGTTCAGCACACACTTCCCGGGGCTTTCAGCGAGAACCGCATCAAGTGCATGCTCGAAGCAAGAGATCATACGATCTGGATCGGCACCGTGGGTGGACTGGATCGTCTCGTCGAAGGAAACTTCGTGCGGGTACCGGGCATCGTGGGCACGGTGCGAACCATGCTGCAAACGTCGGACGGGCTCTTCTGGGTAGGCACCATCGGCCATGGTTTGTATGTTCGCCGCCAGGAAGATGCCTTCACTCGCATCGGCGGTGAAGGGCTGGGGGGGATCAATACCGTTCTAGCGCTGTTCGAGGACGATTCGCAGCAGCTCTGGATCGGTAGCCAGGATGGTCTCTTCCGCATGCGCCGCACGCCGATTCGCATCATTCCTCTGCCCGGCGATACCGCGCCTGACTTCGCCACGATCTCGAACGATCAGGGCAACTCGCTTTGGGTGGTCTCGAGCCAGGTTTTTCACATCCAGGACGGTGTCGCACGGCCCTTCACGTTTCCCGGACTGGCGGGCGTTACGATTCGCAATATCTTCCGTGACCGCGCAGGAACACTTTGGTTCGGCACGGACGGTGGCGGGGTCTACCACGAGACAGTCTCAGGCCTGGTTCATTTCCTCGCACCCTCGCGCCTGGTGAACAACTTTGTACGTGGATTCCTGGAATCCTCCGACGGCACAATCTGGATCGCCACGGATGAAGGAGTCAGTCGCATTCGAGGCGAGACAGTGGAAAACCTTCGCATGTCCGACGGTCTCGCATACTTCAGTACCCGTAGCCTTCTCGAAGACAAAGACGGTGATATTTGGATCGGCACGGAGCGTGGTCTTTCCCGCTGGCACCGCGGCCGCTTCGTGCAGGACAGCACAACGGTAGCGCTGCAACACGAGAAGATATGGTCTTTGCTTGAGACGAGTGACGGATCACTCTGGTTCGGTACACGCGATCACGGTGTCTATCGCAAGACCGCCTCGCACCTGGAGCACCTTTCCGTCTCGCAGGGACTCGCAAGCGATCGAATCTATCAGTTACTGGAAGGTCCCGGAAAGCGCGTCTGGTTAAGTGGACCTTCTGTCCTTTCGTCGTTTCTGCTTAATCAGCCGAATTCAACGAGCGAGGGACACCTTGCGAGTACGGTCTACGAACTTCCCGAAAGTGCCTCCGGCACCCAGATGTATGGAGGGCGCCAACCATCGGGTGTAGTGGATCCGCAGGGTAACGTATGGTTTCCCAGCACACGCGGCGCAGTCGAAGCCATCGACGGAAGGTCTGCAAACCAGAGACCGCCGCGCATTGAGATTACCGGAATTGTTGCGAACGGTCAGCCGCTTGATACCAGGACAACTGACCTGGTGCTGCCTCCTTCCCTCTCCAGGCTTGAGATCTCCTTTGCACCGCTTCTCCTTCGTCCCCAGGCTGGGGTTCGCTTCCGGTACAGACTCGAGGGTTTTGATCCTGAATGGATCGACGGCGGCCCAGGCAGGCTCGCGGCCTATACGAGTCTGCCAGCCGGCAGTTATCGCTTTCGCGTTCAGGTCTTTGAGGCCAACGCCCCCGATCGCCTCTCCGAGACCGCTCTGGCCATCCGTATTCACCCTCACTTCTACAAAACTCCCTGGTTTGTGGGTGCTTGTCTGATTGCGTCTGGTCTACTCGCATGGGGCATCTATGAAGGTCGTCTGCGGCAGATTCGTCTGCGATTCGCCGCGGTGATCGAGGAGCGAAGCCGCTTGGCGCGAGAGATGCACGACACCGTCATCCAGGGGTGCACCGGCGTCTCGGCCCTGTTGGAGGCAATGTTCAGCCTTGAGTCTGCAAATCAACCGCTGCGCGATGATCTTCTCAATCACGCTCGCGCGCAGGTACGGTCCACGATCGACGAAGCTCGCCAGGCGGTATGGAATCTGCGCCATAACACGCAGCTATGCGAGGATCTGCCGGTTCGGCTGCAACGCTTAGCGGCCCAGGTTCAGCAGGATCTATCGACCGAGGTCATCTGCAACACGGACGGCCCAAACATTCCCCTGGGTGACTTCGCGGCGAGGGAGCTTCTGATGGTTGTTCGAGAGGCTGTATATAACGCTGCCATTCACGGCACCCCCACGCAGGTAGCCATCTCCTTGCTTTCTCTACCCGAAAGCATCTCGATTGAAGTCCGCGATGACGGTATC
- a CDS encoding PP2C family protein-serine/threonine phosphatase, producing the protein MKLGTFWTTIRWKILILFSLSSVVSVIMVTGFSIAVLNVIIRRESAYLIEERIKVIVESRKGLMDPVLEKVQGCRYASDLPPFAAFTEQLNATWPGSESMVSILSPEARHNANPRWLDATSFAGLVEDRGSAEIRFLRTVKREGCSVRVLVRIPLGGMFLNQLSKASGLEIVDSRPVLLRPYRRDEGIAGEIKANFIPGSSQPVPVVIVARNWETGASESWVICQLRPSYARTIEDLSRMGLRRASWVAPLITIGFGLGSLYACGMWFSLRLSKRIVTVINTLTHAAHVVGMGDFSISIPIIEHDQLGSLVGSFNAMTSQLAGLYKQENHRITLERDMTLAREAQQYLYPRAAPVLSGATVWGSTTAARIVSGDLYDFFSCSSSSVGLLCADVSGKGMSAALMMAHLQAVTHGRMLTPDESYARPSPSAFAAALNRDLCGRFGDNRYVTMFYGEYNSHSARLRYINAGHCRPIFISETGEVTALLHGDLPIGLFPDAIYQEFQVTVSKGCTVVVYSDGLIDALNAEGEEFGEERLVERCRSLPKGATAKEICSLLSQCLAVWSAGAEQFDDTTILVLTVTDGQISVN; encoded by the coding sequence TTGAAGCTAGGAACCTTTTGGACTACTATCCGTTGGAAAATCCTGATCCTCTTTTCACTCTCCAGCGTGGTCTCGGTGATCATGGTGACTGGCTTTTCGATAGCAGTCCTGAACGTGATCATACGACGGGAGAGCGCGTACCTGATTGAGGAACGAATCAAGGTTATCGTTGAAAGCCGCAAGGGGCTCATGGATCCCGTCCTTGAGAAGGTACAGGGATGCCGGTACGCCTCCGATTTGCCCCCTTTCGCAGCCTTCACCGAACAGTTGAATGCTACGTGGCCGGGTAGTGAAAGCATGGTTTCAATCCTGTCCCCAGAGGCCCGCCACAACGCCAATCCGCGGTGGCTTGATGCAACGTCCTTCGCTGGTCTCGTTGAAGATCGGGGGAGTGCCGAAATTCGCTTCCTGCGCACCGTGAAACGCGAGGGTTGTTCGGTAAGGGTTCTTGTCAGAATTCCTCTTGGCGGAATGTTCCTGAATCAATTATCAAAGGCTTCGGGCTTGGAGATCGTAGACAGCAGGCCAGTGCTGCTTCGTCCCTACCGGCGCGATGAGGGGATTGCTGGAGAAATCAAAGCCAACTTTATACCGGGTTCGTCCCAGCCGGTTCCTGTCGTGATTGTCGCGCGGAACTGGGAGACCGGCGCCTCCGAAAGCTGGGTGATATGCCAGCTTCGCCCCAGCTATGCACGGACTATAGAGGATCTCAGCCGTATGGGCCTGCGCAGAGCATCGTGGGTCGCTCCTCTAATCACCATTGGGTTCGGTCTGGGTTCCCTCTACGCATGCGGCATGTGGTTTTCTCTTCGCCTGAGCAAACGCATCGTCACTGTAATTAATACCTTGACCCATGCCGCGCATGTCGTCGGAATGGGTGATTTTTCGATCAGCATTCCTATTATCGAACACGATCAACTGGGATCGCTCGTGGGTTCGTTCAATGCCATGACTTCTCAGCTAGCCGGTCTGTACAAACAAGAGAATCATCGTATTACGCTGGAACGCGATATGACGTTGGCTCGTGAGGCACAGCAATATCTCTATCCGCGCGCGGCGCCGGTCCTGTCAGGGGCGACGGTGTGGGGCAGCACCACGGCCGCCCGTATCGTAAGTGGTGATCTTTATGATTTCTTTTCCTGCAGCAGCAGCTCGGTGGGCCTGCTATGCGCTGACGTAAGCGGCAAGGGTATGTCGGCAGCATTGATGATGGCGCACCTTCAGGCGGTCACACACGGCAGAATGCTTACCCCCGATGAATCATACGCGCGGCCCTCTCCTTCCGCCTTCGCTGCGGCGCTCAACCGTGATCTCTGTGGACGCTTTGGCGACAACCGATACGTCACTATGTTCTATGGAGAATACAATTCCCACAGCGCGCGGCTGCGGTATATCAATGCCGGGCATTGTCGACCCATTTTCATCTCAGAGACCGGCGAAGTCACTGCGCTCCTCCATGGTGATTTGCCGATCGGGTTATTCCCGGACGCGATTTATCAGGAGTTTCAGGTCACTGTATCGAAGGGTTGCACCGTCGTCGTGTACAGCGATGGATTGATAGACGCGTTGAATGCGGAAGGGGAGGAATTTGGTGAAGAAAGGCTGGTGGAGCGCTGCAGATCTCTGCCGAAGGGAGCTACGGCTAAGGAAATCTGCTCACTGCTGTCCCAGTGTCTTGCTGTATGGTCAGCGGGTGCCGAACAGTTCGACGATACGACCATTCTCGTTCTGACCGTGACTGACGGTCAAATCTCGGTGAATTGA
- a CDS encoding NmrA family NAD(P)-binding protein has product MLFKAKSEARSCKDGSFTKNYSRHCVYPQRGGNMIAITGITGRIGGGLAGHLLAQGQAVRGVVRDPKKGENWRQQGCKIAVAEPLDKKALTAAFRSAEAVFILPPPIFDPHPGFAEAFAAMTAHRMLRETQVSAKYSTFQPSARKPGKRTYTLSIPSGNRPSASALPRSRTCAQPGS; this is encoded by the coding sequence ATGCTCTTCAAGGCGAAATCTGAGGCGAGATCATGTAAAGATGGCAGTTTTACAAAAAACTATTCCAGACACTGTGTTTACCCTCAAAGAGGAGGAAACATGATTGCTATTACAGGAATAACTGGACGTATAGGAGGAGGGCTTGCGGGACATCTGCTAGCCCAGGGTCAAGCGGTTCGGGGCGTCGTTCGCGACCCGAAGAAGGGTGAAAACTGGAGGCAGCAGGGGTGCAAAATCGCTGTCGCTGAACCCTTGGACAAGAAAGCTCTTACTGCCGCTTTTCGAAGTGCCGAGGCGGTGTTTATCTTGCCGCCACCAATATTCGATCCTCATCCAGGCTTTGCCGAAGCATTTGCTGCCATGACCGCACATAGAATGCTGCGCGAAACGCAGGTGTCGGCAAAGTACTCTACCTTTCAACCATCGGCGCGCAAGCCCGGCAAACGAACCTACACTCTCAGCATACCGTCGGGGAATCGGCCTTCAGCGAGCGCGCTGCCCCGGTCACGTACCTGCGCCCAGCCTGGTTCTTAG
- a CDS encoding AraC family transcriptional regulator, with amino-acid sequence MAGRKPSQLVGLIPSGAQMLGTSESLPWKGFFIEKHAMTPGERPLGVSRWHLISALGKRPAIFEGKTAHGGVLPFTKAPGALTLVPLGTIPAVRLCSSSELISCAVEDAVVQAIAMEERKGQMPELLFKTGIRDRATEHIVNLLSEEMEAGGLAGRMYAESLVQALVSRYLALASSKSVPQAPAAPVMHPRLLRRLRDWMESNLHRDISLAAMAREANYSSTHLLRSFRASTGMTPHQYLLELRVAKAESLLRDKAPRLIDIASECGFASQAHFTQIFKARRGLTPGQYRRQFAS; translated from the coding sequence ATGGCAGGGCGCAAACCTTCGCAGCTTGTCGGCCTGATCCCCTCCGGCGCACAAATGCTCGGGACCAGCGAGTCACTCCCTTGGAAGGGCTTCTTTATCGAGAAGCATGCCATGACGCCGGGAGAACGGCCGCTCGGCGTCAGCCGCTGGCATCTGATCTCCGCATTAGGAAAGCGTCCTGCCATCTTTGAAGGCAAGACCGCCCATGGAGGTGTGCTGCCGTTCACAAAAGCGCCCGGCGCGCTTACGCTAGTTCCTCTCGGAACGATTCCGGCGGTGCGGCTGTGCTCCTCTTCCGAACTCATCAGCTGTGCGGTCGAAGACGCAGTCGTGCAGGCGATCGCGATGGAAGAGCGCAAGGGACAAATGCCCGAGTTGCTCTTCAAAACCGGTATACGCGACCGCGCCACCGAACATATCGTCAACCTGCTATCGGAGGAGATGGAAGCTGGTGGTCTCGCGGGACGCATGTATGCGGAATCCCTTGTACAGGCTCTTGTCAGCCGTTATCTTGCCCTTGCATCCAGCAAGTCTGTCCCACAGGCTCCCGCAGCTCCCGTGATGCATCCCCGACTGCTAAGGCGTCTTCGTGATTGGATGGAAAGTAACTTGCATCGTGACATATCGCTAGCAGCGATGGCACGCGAAGCAAACTACAGCTCGACGCATCTTTTGCGCTCCTTCCGTGCGTCTACTGGTATGACCCCGCATCAGTACCTGCTCGAACTGCGTGTGGCAAAGGCGGAAAGCCTGCTGCGCGACAAAGCTCCCCGTCTGATCGATATCGCGAGCGAGTGTGGGTTTGCAAGCCAGGCTCACTTCACCCAGATCTTCAAAGCTCGTCGAGGGCTTACGCCTGGTCAGTATCGTCGCCAGTTTGCTTCTTAG
- a CDS encoding glycosyltransferase codes for MKIGFIAYPASGHLYPMTALARKLQARGHEVICIGVPDTESAIRAAGLTFIPYCEQEFPSGSLAEAYAPIAKMHGMKVVTYTCEKVFAPLARAAFKNLPRILQDTGIEALVMDPIHFFLELVPINMSIPYVQVCCALHLDASGTTPPFIFNWPHETTPEAVSRNVEGVHQVVQTLSQVLIEATHYADSAGLRSAWQEPGSTQSKLAVITQTPKEFDFPGIPWPSQFHYAGPLHDDEGREPVAFPWEKLNGKPLIYASLGTLVNGLDHAYKAILEAAEKLQEVQLVLSVGLSINPDDLRPTPPDAIIVRAAPQLQLLKRAALCITHAGLNTTLEALAQGVPMVAVPIGYDQPGVAARIEYHRVGRSLEIAALTRENMLEAIREVLKNWSYRARARYFQKVIKRTRGLEVAADRIEEAFKTGTIFPPI; via the coding sequence GTGAAGATCGGTTTTATAGCTTATCCCGCCTCCGGGCATCTGTATCCGATGACGGCCCTCGCACGCAAACTACAAGCGCGGGGTCATGAAGTGATTTGCATCGGTGTTCCGGATACCGAGTCTGCCATTCGGGCTGCAGGATTGACCTTTATCCCTTATTGCGAACAAGAATTTCCCTCGGGATCGCTGGCTGAAGCCTATGCTCCGATAGCGAAGATGCATGGTATGAAGGTTGTGACCTATACATGCGAGAAAGTGTTCGCGCCTCTCGCCCGGGCAGCTTTCAAGAATCTTCCACGGATATTGCAAGACACAGGCATTGAAGCTCTGGTAATGGATCCCATTCACTTCTTCCTTGAACTGGTTCCCATCAACATGAGCATCCCTTATGTCCAGGTCTGCTGCGCCTTACATCTTGACGCATCAGGAACGACGCCCCCATTTATCTTCAACTGGCCACACGAGACCACCCCGGAGGCGGTGAGCAGGAACGTCGAAGGAGTACATCAGGTCGTTCAGACACTCTCGCAGGTACTGATCGAGGCGACGCACTACGCCGACAGCGCCGGTCTTCGAAGCGCTTGGCAGGAGCCTGGATCAACCCAGTCCAAGCTTGCTGTCATTACACAGACGCCGAAAGAGTTCGACTTCCCCGGCATCCCGTGGCCTTCCCAATTTCACTATGCCGGACCGCTTCACGATGACGAAGGCCGTGAGCCTGTAGCTTTTCCTTGGGAAAAATTAAATGGCAAGCCTCTGATCTACGCCTCATTGGGAACCCTGGTCAACGGATTGGACCATGCCTATAAGGCGATACTTGAAGCTGCCGAAAAACTTCAAGAGGTTCAGCTTGTTCTTTCAGTTGGACTGTCCATCAATCCCGATGATCTGCGGCCAACTCCACCGGACGCAATCATCGTTCGCGCCGCCCCTCAACTGCAACTCTTGAAGCGTGCCGCACTTTGTATAACCCATGCAGGACTAAATACAACCCTTGAAGCGTTGGCCCAGGGAGTACCAATGGTCGCTGTTCCAATCGGCTATGACCAGCCCGGTGTGGCTGCCAGAATCGAGTATCACAGAGTAGGGAGATCTCTGGAGATTGCGGCGCTTACAAGGGAAAACATGTTAGAGGCGATCCGGGAAGTGCTTAAGAATTGGAGTTACCGCGCAAGAGCCCGTTACTTCCAAAAGGTTATAAAACGAACCCGCGGATTGGAAGTCGCTGCCGACCGAATTGAGGAGGCATTCAAAACTGGAACGATCTTCCCTCCGATCTAA
- a CDS encoding SDR family NAD(P)-dependent oxidoreductase, with translation MPSSGKQESATAIVSRRFFLAAGSAALSGISLAQNTEGQMTQMKTEPWGRILNGRVAVVTGAARGIGRAVALALANSGAHVVGIDICAVVDPRSGVEPASRAELDQTGEMVKSEGVQWKSFVLDQRDLPALRIAAEKIHAEFGRIDILFANAGIQAFRPLLQMEDPDWHIQIDVNLTGTANALRAFAPYMVQQEHGRIIMTTSTQGRHGTLNGSAYSASKWGIIGLMKSAAMELGPHGVTVNCLVPGLIDTPLTRHEERYEQALQMAGRTPTGDKAVDEEAARKVLQSKSILGVPWIDPAEMSPVVVFLASDAARMVSGATYDVTGGDSANNV, from the coding sequence ATGCCATCAAGTGGAAAGCAAGAGTCAGCAACGGCGATCGTATCGCGCCGGTTTTTTCTCGCAGCCGGTTCAGCAGCATTGAGCGGGATTTCACTCGCACAAAACACGGAGGGGCAGATGACACAAATGAAGACAGAACCTTGGGGACGTATTCTCAATGGGAGAGTAGCTGTAGTCACTGGAGCGGCACGCGGAATTGGGCGCGCTGTAGCCTTAGCCTTGGCGAACAGCGGAGCTCACGTGGTTGGAATCGACATCTGTGCCGTCGTCGATCCGCGTTCAGGAGTAGAACCTGCTAGCCGCGCCGAACTCGATCAGACCGGTGAGATGGTTAAGAGCGAAGGCGTACAGTGGAAAAGCTTTGTGCTGGACCAGCGCGACCTTCCCGCACTGCGCATTGCCGCGGAGAAGATCCACGCAGAGTTTGGCCGCATTGACATTCTGTTTGCCAACGCTGGTATCCAGGCGTTCCGTCCACTACTTCAGATGGAAGATCCTGACTGGCATATCCAGATCGACGTCAATTTGACGGGCACAGCCAATGCGCTCCGTGCCTTTGCGCCGTACATGGTGCAGCAGGAGCACGGCCGGATCATCATGACGACATCGACTCAGGGAAGGCATGGCACCTTGAACGGGTCGGCTTATTCGGCATCGAAATGGGGCATTATTGGCTTGATGAAGTCTGCAGCGATGGAACTGGGGCCGCATGGCGTCACCGTTAATTGCCTTGTGCCAGGACTCATCGATACACCGCTCACGCGCCATGAGGAACGATATGAGCAAGCTCTGCAGATGGCGGGACGCACGCCAACGGGCGACAAAGCCGTGGACGAAGAAGCGGCTCGCAAAGTGCTACAGAGCAAATCAATTCTCGGTGTGCCGTGGATCGATCCGGCAGAGATGTCGCCCGTCGTCGTATTCCTTGCATCCGACGCGGCGCGAATGGTTTCAGGCGCGACCTACGATGTAACAGGTGGTGACAGTGCCAATAACGTCTAG
- a CDS encoding cupin domain-containing protein has translation MLSKYHSIRIATIVTGASLTAVLAQTHASSVASGHREILLQTTQSWNGQPYTHYPTGQPQLTTIKLTIAPHTVLPWHTHPFPNAVYVLSGTLTLHDKASGKTQVVHQGQAVGESVHDVHRGESGDEPTVLLITYAGTLGVPTSVPAAGEKAEY, from the coding sequence ATGCTTTCCAAATATCACAGTATTCGAATTGCCACTATCGTCACCGGAGCATCTTTGACAGCCGTGCTCGCTCAAACCCACGCGAGTAGCGTTGCAAGCGGTCACCGCGAAATCCTGCTGCAAACAACCCAATCGTGGAACGGCCAGCCCTATACACACTACCCAACGGGGCAGCCACAACTCACGACGATCAAGCTGACCATCGCACCACACACCGTCCTGCCGTGGCACACCCATCCATTCCCAAATGCCGTCTACGTGCTTTCAGGCACTCTTACGCTGCATGACAAGGCTAGCGGCAAGACACAGGTTGTTCATCAGGGACAAGCGGTAGGAGAATCCGTGCATGATGTGCATCGAGGCGAGTCGGGTGATGAACCCACCGTGCTGCTCATCACGTATGCCGGCACCCTAGGCGTTCCGACCTCAGTTCCTGCGGCAGGCGAAAAGGCGGAGTACTGA
- a CDS encoding PQQ-dependent sugar dehydrogenase, with the protein MTGLHLAKFPVLTLLAFTTFLHSALQAQKTITGQAALADYTQQKPGVRRKITVADLPEPKPSESVDNGPSLVQRPEGAWPIAPAGFTVQLYAGGDAATPMQRSENKKETHAPTSGTFVMPRIIHTAPNGDLFVADSQAGSIMVLRGVTNAGKVATISTYVTGLDHPFGIAFYPAGANPHWIYVGNATTIIRFAYKSGDLKAAKAPETIVPDLPGYAQLRGGGHWTRDVVFSPNGKEMLVSVGSGSNADDPDTHPNEFHRADVLEYTPKGKFVEVYAYGIRNCVGEAINSVTGQLWCSTNERDALGNNLVPDYVTSVKEGGFYGWPWFYMGGHQDPRLMGTHPELKSKVITPDVLVQPHMASLGMTFYPINKSTFPSEYDGDGFAAEHGSWNRAKRGGYEVIRIPIRNGKATGEYEDFLTGFVTADGQVWGRPVGVAVGHDGALYVTDDGSRSVWRISYTDK; encoded by the coding sequence ATGACCGGCTTACACTTAGCGAAATTCCCCGTATTAACCCTTCTCGCCTTCACCACGTTTCTTCATTCTGCGCTGCAAGCTCAGAAGACGATCACCGGTCAGGCCGCCTTAGCCGACTACACTCAGCAGAAGCCGGGTGTCCGGCGAAAGATCACTGTGGCAGATCTGCCAGAGCCGAAACCGTCTGAGTCTGTCGACAACGGCCCCTCTCTTGTTCAAAGGCCGGAGGGCGCGTGGCCCATTGCCCCAGCCGGTTTTACGGTTCAACTCTATGCGGGCGGTGACGCGGCCACTCCTATGCAGCGCTCCGAAAATAAGAAAGAGACGCACGCGCCCACGTCTGGAACCTTCGTGATGCCACGCATCATTCATACTGCACCGAATGGTGATCTCTTCGTAGCGGACTCGCAGGCTGGCTCTATAATGGTGCTGCGTGGCGTGACGAATGCGGGTAAGGTAGCCACCATCAGCACCTACGTTACGGGCCTCGATCATCCCTTTGGCATTGCGTTTTATCCCGCTGGCGCGAATCCTCACTGGATCTACGTCGGAAACGCCACGACCATCATTCGATTCGCCTATAAATCCGGAGATCTGAAGGCTGCTAAGGCGCCCGAGACAATCGTGCCCGATCTTCCCGGCTATGCTCAACTGCGTGGCGGTGGTCACTGGACGAGAGATGTCGTCTTCTCTCCCAACGGCAAGGAGATGCTCGTGTCCGTTGGAAGTGGATCGAATGCCGACGACCCTGACACCCATCCCAACGAGTTTCATCGGGCGGACGTGTTGGAGTACACCCCAAAGGGCAAATTTGTCGAAGTGTACGCTTACGGTATTCGTAACTGCGTTGGCGAGGCAATAAACTCTGTTACCGGTCAACTCTGGTGCTCCACGAACGAGCGTGACGCCTTGGGAAACAATCTCGTTCCAGACTACGTGACTTCAGTGAAGGAAGGCGGCTTCTATGGCTGGCCCTGGTTCTATATGGGTGGACATCAGGATCCGCGACTTATGGGCACACACCCTGAACTCAAGTCCAAAGTCATCACCCCCGATGTCCTGGTTCAACCTCATATGGCCTCACTCGGAATGACCTTCTATCCCATCAACAAATCCACCTTCCCCTCCGAATACGACGGCGACGGATTCGCGGCCGAGCACGGGTCCTGGAACCGAGCGAAGCGCGGGGGCTATGAAGTGATCCGAATTCCCATACGGAACGGCAAAGCCACTGGCGAGTACGAGGACTTTCTTACCGGATTCGTCACCGCAGACGGGCAGGTCTGGGGTCGCCCAGTGGGAGTAGCAGTAGGTCATGATGGCGCTCTCTATGTGACAGATGACGGCTCTCGCAGCGTCTGGCGCATATCGTACACCGACAAATAG